A DNA window from Syntrophorhabdus sp. contains the following coding sequences:
- a CDS encoding rRNA pseudouridine synthase has protein sequence MESLVKFLARAGSFPRRHAEALIREGRIRINDAPVLSPSTQVGPGDRVLLDGRPLSTEPIRVYIALNKPDGYMSDLKDTRGRKLARDLIKHDLRLFPVGRLDYHSEGLMIFTNDGDLANQIMHPRYNVTKEYLVKFKGVLPKQAVTRMRQGIHIEGELYQAEAVRLVKKAPANVWYSMVVNEGKNRMIRKMGAAVGHPVLRLRRVRIGKLRLGDLNPGEYRHVEKNEII, from the coding sequence ATGGAAAGCCTCGTCAAGTTCCTCGCGCGGGCAGGTTCCTTCCCGCGCAGACACGCAGAAGCACTGATCCGGGAGGGCAGGATACGCATCAACGATGCCCCGGTCCTGTCGCCGTCCACGCAGGTGGGTCCGGGGGACCGCGTCTTGCTCGACGGGCGACCCCTGTCTACGGAGCCCATCAGGGTCTACATCGCTTTGAACAAACCCGATGGCTACATGTCGGACCTCAAGGACACGAGGGGAAGGAAGCTGGCGAGAGACCTCATCAAGCATGACCTCAGGCTCTTTCCCGTGGGGAGGCTCGACTACCATTCCGAGGGTCTCATGATCTTCACGAACGACGGCGACCTCGCGAACCAGATCATGCACCCCCGGTACAACGTTACGAAGGAATATCTCGTCAAGTTCAAAGGCGTGCTACCGAAACAAGCCGTCACGAGGATGCGGCAGGGCATCCATATAGAGGGTGAACTCTACCAGGCCGAGGCGGTTCGTCTCGTGAAGAAGGCCCCCGCGAACGTCTGGTACAGCATGGTCGTGAACGAAGGGAAGAACAGGATGATAAGGAAAATGGGGGCAGCCGTGGGCCATCCTGTCCTGAGACTCAGGCGCGTCCGCATCGGCAAACTGCGCCTCGGGGACCTCAACCCCGGCGAATACCGCCACGTGGAAAAGAACGAAATAATCTAA